A genomic segment from Colletotrichum higginsianum IMI 349063 chromosome 5, whole genome shotgun sequence encodes:
- a CDS encoding pH-response regulator, with protein MLRPATPMSLLLFAAFALLLLSTLSTPVIKQIPLGSFKGASFGVFGVCKADGTCEGPEIGYDTTKVFAAADNKGAFDLPDSARNTLSAILIVHPIAALTTLIMLIMAAVAHLHSPSHSARYLLAVFIFSFIDFLICLLAFLVDVLLFVPHMAWGSYIVLAATILVGMSGLVACAMRRMLVSRKARKKRIAENAEMSGENYYNREAQVKTTGSIGSQPTMPVVSGGNGVDKLPTFASFESQKKDDQISDEHIPLTARSPTNGSQGIVATTDVPPSRSGSVPPNRDPYGNPMPPQDGFGPRRGPSQERMRGRGGMPPGGFRGRGGGGYGRGGYNNYGPPPPGRGGYGPPGRGGGYGGPPPGGRGGYGPPPRGGFGPNGMRGGRPPPPGYQPGPGGPGPYDRRPSPGNGYGGPPPPVGPYGQRSMDMAPGYNSANNSTNPSLPSIPQQQGYEAYNPERGSLPRAESPPPLPGNTPPPMVGQAVEMDAATGSPALPPQGFGQFRDSDADIAGMVGLQQQQNGGNRSQPLRHDTYMSEGSRYSSDEAYVPPRQAWNNQGSSRTASPLQHSELPVRSSPAPAASDYYEDVDPRFADVPAPAPAPRAGPPPALQVPLPAPNMYDDAHADAGARSPGAESDRSNFTSISQRGINPRWNPAPPMPGSGQQMPPRRPVQQQRQDVLLNNNPDFELPGSRLGPPSRTGGNGMIPGSAYPPGF; from the exons ATGCTGCGACCGGCGACCCCCATGTCGTTGCTGCTCTTCGCAGCCTTCGCCCTGCTATTGCTTTCTACCTTGTCGACACCCGTCATTAAGCAAATACCACTCGGCAGCTTCAAGGGTGCCAGCTTTGGAGTCTTTGGCGTTTGCAAGGCGGATGGCACTTGCGAAGGCCCTGAGATTGGCTATGACACTA CCAAAGTGTTTGCAGCTGCAGACAACAAGGGTGCCTTTGACCTACCGGACTCGGCTCGAAACACTCTCTCCGCCATTCTGATCGTGCACCCGATCGCCGCTCTTACGACGCTCATCATGCTTATCATGGCCGCCGTTGCCCATCTTCACTCACCCTCGCATTCGGCTCGCTACCTCCTCGCtgtcttcatcttctccttcatcGACTTTCTCATCTGTCTCTTGGCCTTCCTGGTCGATGTACTCTTGTTCGTCCCTCATATGGCCTGGGGCTCAtacatcgtcctcgccgccacgATTCTCGTTGGAATGAGTGGACTCGTGGCCTGCGCTATGCGTCGTATGCTGGTCAGCAGAAAggccaggaagaagaggatcGCCGAAAATGCCGAGATGAGCGGAGAGAACTACTACAACCGTGAGGCTCAAGTCAAGACCACCGGATCCATCGGCTCACAGCCGACCATGCCCGTTGTAAGCGGTGGAAACGGCGTCGATAAGCTGCCTACGTTTGCCTCATTCGAATCccagaagaaggacgacCAGATCAGCGATGAGCATATCCCCCTGACGGCCAGAAGCCCCACCAATGGCTCCCAAGGCATCGTGGCTACGACAGATGTACCCCCCTCACGGTCTGGATCCGTTCCGCCGAACAGAGATCCGTATGGAAACCCAATGCCGCCACAAGATGGGTTCGGTCCCAGGAGAGGACCCTCTCAAGAGCGCATGAGAGGTAGAGGCGGCATGCCCCCCGGTGGATTTAGAGGAcgcggcggtggtggttaTGGCAGGGGTGGGTACAACAATTACGGCCCACCACCTCCGGGGAGAGGCGGCTACGGCCCtccgggacgaggaggaggctacGGTGGGCCCCCTCCTGGTGGTAGAGGCGGATATGGGCCGCCCCCTCGCGGCGGATTTGGACCGAATGGCATGCGAGGCGGACGGCCGCCTCCGCCTGGCTACCAACCTGGGCCTGGTGGCCCAGGACCATATGACCGCAGACCAAGCCCGGGCAACGGCTACGGTggtccccctcctcccgtTGGGCCGTACGGGCAACGCTCCATGGACATGGCCCCTGGATACAACAGTGCAAACAACAGCACCAACCCTTCTCTCCCATCCATCCCGCAGCAGCAAGGCTATGAGGCGTACAATCCGGAGCGTGGGAGCTTGCCGCGAGCCGAATCACCCCCGCCTCTCCCTGGTAATACACCGCCGCCAATGGTTGGTCAAGCGGTTGAGATGGATGCGGCAACGGGAAGTCCCGCCCTCCCGCCTCAAGGGTTTGGCCAGTTCCGGGACAGTGATGCCGATATCGCTGGCATGGTTGGactccagcagcagcaaaacGGTGGAAACAGGTCTCAACCCTTGCGGCATGACACGTACATGAGCGAGGGAAGCAGGTACAGCTCGGACGA GGCATACGTACCGCCTCGTCAGGCCTGGAACAACCAAGGCTCATCACGCACGGCGTCTCCGCTGCAACACAGTGAGCTACCCGTCCGAAGCTCGcctgcgccggcggccagcgACTACTACGAAGATGTCGATCCGCGCTTCGCGGACGTGCCAGCACCGGCTCCAGCTCCCAGAGCAGGCCCCCCGCCTGCCCTTCAGGTACCTCTACCCGCGCCCAACATGTATGATGACGCTCATGCGGATGCCGGTGCACGTAGCCCTGGCGCCGAGTCTGATCGGTCCAATTTCACCTCCATATCTCAGAGAGGGATAAACCCAAGGTGGAACCCCGCCCCTCCGATGCCTGGATCTGGTCAGCAGATGCCGCCGCGTCGGCCGGTTCAACAGCAACGGCAAGACGTTCTGTTGAACAACAACCCCGACTTCGAGCTGCCCGGCAGTCGCCTTGGACCCCCATCTCGCACGGGAGGCAACGGTATGATACCCGGCAGTGCGTACCCGCCAGGCTTTTAA